In the genome of Streptomyces sp. SAI-127, the window GTCCCGCGCCCCAGTCGCCGTGCGCCATGAAGAGGTTCCACAGGCCCTCGGCGCGTGCCTTCTCCTTCAGCTCGGTCATCACCGGCGGCAGCGCGTGCGGGTCGTCCGCCTCGGCCAGCTGCCGGTCGTAGACGGCCTCCGCGGGGAAGACGTGCTGTTCCATGAACGACCGCATACGGTGCTGGAGTTCACTCGCCCGGGGCGAGAATCCGAAGTCCACGAGTTGCTCCTCATGCTGGGGTGTGGCTGGCGGGTCCGGGTCAGCCGAGGATGTCGCGCGCCGTGCGGATCATCGCGGCGATGGTGGGCGGCAGTCGCTCCTGGTCCGGGTCGTGGTGCTTGCCCTCACGGTGCCGGCGCAGGTTGTGGCCCATGATCGCGGCCATCTTCATGCGGCCCAGGGCGCGGAACCAGTCCATCGCGGGCAGCGCGGGGCCGCCACCGCCGTAGGCGTCGAGGAGTTCGGCCTCGGTGGGCAGGCCGGGCACCGCGCGGCCCAGCTGCGGGAAGTTGCGGTGGTCGGCGAAGAGCAGGAACCAGCCCAGGTCGATGCGTGGGTCGCCGACGCTCCAGATCTCCCAGTCGACGACGGCCACCGCGCGCTCGCCGACGCACAGCACGTTCCCGAGCCGGAAGTCGCCGTGCAGCAGCACCGGCGGGTGGCCGTCGGGCACGTCGTCGGCGAGGCGTTTGAGCAACTCCTCGCCTCCCGGCCGCAGTTCGGACGGTACGGCGTGCAGGGTGCGGCTCCACCGTTCCAGCTCGCCGGTGGCGTCGAGTGGTTCGGGCGCGTCCAGGCCGGGTGTGTCGATGTCGGTCTCGTGCAGCCGGCGCAGCACGGAGGCGATCTGCAGCATGCGTGCCCGAGCCGTGGCGGCGGGTACCTCGGGTTCGTCCAGGACGGGTTCTACGGCCTCACCGGCGGCGAAGTCCATGGCGAACCAGGCCGGTTGGCTCTCGTCGACGGCGGCGACACCCGGCACCGGCACCGCGGTTCCGGCGAGCGCGCCCAGGACCCGTGCCTGACGCAGCACGTCGTTGCGCCCGACGGGCCGCTGCCCGGGAGGCACCGCCTTGATGACGTACGCCGCCTCGCCCGCGTTCACCGCGTACGTCAGCCCCGAGTGGCCACCGGGCAGGGTCCTCAACTCGCCCACGGGCCCCCCCGGATGGCTGCGGGCGAGAGCGTCACGGACCCGTGCGGCCAGCTCCGACAGCTGCGTGACCGTGCTCATCGGACGGGCTCCTTGGGCAGGCCGAGCACCCGCTCGGCGAGGATGTTGTGCTGGATCTCGTCGGTACCGCCCGCGATGCTGTAACCGGGCGCGCCGAGCAGGTGCTCCGTCCAGGCGTACGTGCCCCACTCCCCCGTGTCGGCGACGAGGCGCGGCCCGAGCAGTTCGGACGCCAGGTCGCTGGTGCGGCGCATGGTCTCGGTGGCGTACAGCTTGCCGACCGAGGCCTCGGCTCCGGGTTCGCGTCCGGCGACGAGGGCGCCGGTCACCCGCAGCCCGATGAGCCGCTGCACGAGGGCGCGGAGGTAGAGGTCGGCGGCCTGTCGCTGTTCGCCGCCGGTGAGCGGGCGGGGCAGGTTCCTGGCCAGGTCCAGGGCCCGGTCGGCGTTGTCGAGGCCCAGGTTTCCGGAGTCGAGCCGTTCGGCGGCCAGCACACTCAGCGTGACCCGCCAGCCCTCGCCGACCGGTCCCAGCCGGTCGGTGTCGGGCACGATCACGTCGTCGAGGTAGACCTCGTTGAAGCTGGCCCCGCCTGTCATCTGCTGGATGGGCCGTACGGTCACGCCCGGCGCGTCCATGCGCACCAGGAAGACGGTGATGCCGGCGTGTTTGCGTACGTCCGGGTCGGTGCGGCACACGGCGACCCCCCAGGTCGCGACCCCGGCCCCGGAGGTCCACACCTTGTGGCCCCGCAGCACCCAGTGGTCGCCTTCACGCACCGCCTTCGAACGCACCGCGGCGAGGTCGGAGCCCGCCTCGGTCTCGGAGAAGAGCTGGCAGGCCAGCTCGTCCGTGCGCAGCATGGGCCGCAGCCAGCGCCCCTTCTGCTCGTCGGTGCCCCAGATGCCGATCGCGGGGGCGACGAGCTGCTGGGTCACGGGGAAGATCTCGGTGCGGTGCGGCACGTCGAAGGCCGCTTCTTCGGTGCGGTAGAGCTGCTCGTAGTACGCGGGCAGCTCACGGCCTCCGTACGCGGTCTGCCAGTTGAGGGCGCCCCAGCCCTGGTCGTAGCGGGTGCGTTCCCATTCCTGGGTGCGGGCGGTGTGCTCGCGTTCCTGCTGCTGCGTCCAGTTCTCGAACACGGCGACGGAGTCGGAGCCGCTGCCCCACGCCCCGTCGGCCCTGCGCGGGCGGGCGACCGTGGCGAGCCACTGGCGGGCCTGCGCGCGGAACGCGTTGGGATCCGGGATACCGCTCATGTCCTTCCTCTCTCCTTCCTCCGTCGCGGATCCTTGAGTCGCGGACCCTTGAGTCGCGGATCCTTCCGTCGCGGATCAGCGGGACAGCACCGTGCAGGCGCTCACGCCCGGGGCGCCGTACACATGGGTGAAGCCGACCCTCGGTCCGCCCGGGACCTGGCGTTCGCCTGCCCGGCCGCG includes:
- a CDS encoding phosphotransferase family protein; this encodes MSTVTQLSELAARVRDALARSHPGGPVGELRTLPGGHSGLTYAVNAGEAAYVIKAVPPGQRPVGRNDVLRQARVLGALAGTAVPVPGVAAVDESQPAWFAMDFAAGEAVEPVLDEPEVPAATARARMLQIASVLRRLHETDIDTPGLDAPEPLDATGELERWSRTLHAVPSELRPGGEELLKRLADDVPDGHPPVLLHGDFRLGNVLCVGERAVAVVDWEIWSVGDPRIDLGWFLLFADHRNFPQLGRAVPGLPTEAELLDAYGGGGPALPAMDWFRALGRMKMAAIMGHNLRRHREGKHHDPDQERLPPTIAAMIRTARDILG
- a CDS encoding acyl-CoA dehydrogenase family protein gives rise to the protein MSGIPDPNAFRAQARQWLATVARPRRADGAWGSGSDSVAVFENWTQQQEREHTARTQEWERTRYDQGWGALNWQTAYGGRELPAYYEQLYRTEEAAFDVPHRTEIFPVTQQLVAPAIGIWGTDEQKGRWLRPMLRTDELACQLFSETEAGSDLAAVRSKAVREGDHWVLRGHKVWTSGAGVATWGVAVCRTDPDVRKHAGITVFLVRMDAPGVTVRPIQQMTGGASFNEVYLDDVIVPDTDRLGPVGEGWRVTLSVLAAERLDSGNLGLDNADRALDLARNLPRPLTGGEQRQAADLYLRALVQRLIGLRVTGALVAGREPGAEASVGKLYATETMRRTSDLASELLGPRLVADTGEWGTYAWTEHLLGAPGYSIAGGTDEIQHNILAERVLGLPKEPVR